A window of the Gaiellales bacterium genome harbors these coding sequences:
- a CDS encoding HD domain-containing protein has product MLGPRFDEAMAYARVVHADQVRKGSGVPYMAHLLGVASLVLEGGGDEDEAIAALLHDAVEDRGGRPRLNDIRQRFGMRVATIVEGCSDAISEDGEPKGDWWGRKCAHLEHLAEADGDLREPLLRVSMADKLSNLRATVRDAVRGDERFWMVFKHGAASQLWYYGRMIDLFHDRMPGSSMLPELDTLLVQLAELVPAGDRELAGRYRAERCPPPG; this is encoded by the coding sequence ATGCTCGGCCCCAGGTTCGACGAGGCGATGGCGTATGCGCGGGTGGTGCACGCCGATCAGGTGCGCAAGGGCTCGGGCGTCCCGTACATGGCCCACCTGCTCGGCGTCGCGTCGCTCGTGCTCGAAGGCGGCGGGGACGAGGACGAGGCGATCGCGGCGCTGCTCCACGACGCCGTCGAGGATCGCGGCGGCCGGCCGCGGCTGAACGACATCCGCCAGCGGTTCGGCATGCGCGTCGCAACGATCGTCGAGGGCTGCAGCGACGCGATCTCCGAGGACGGTGAGCCGAAGGGCGACTGGTGGGGGCGCAAGTGCGCGCACCTCGAGCATCTCGCCGAGGCCGACGGTGACCTGCGCGAGCCGCTCCTGCGCGTCTCGATGGCCGACAAGCTCTCGAACCTGCGCGCGACCGTCCGCGACGCCGTCCGCGGCGACGAGCGCTTCTGGATGGTGTTCAAGCACGGCGCGGCCAGCCAGCTCTGGTACTACGGCCGCATGATCGACCTCTTCCACGACCGGATGCCCGGGAGCTCGATGCTGCCGGAGCTCGACACGCTCCTCGTCCAGCTGGCCGAGCTCGTGCCGGCCGGCGACCGCGAGCTGGCCGGGCGCTACCGCGCCGAGCGCTGCCCGCCGCCCGGCTGA
- a CDS encoding PspA/IM30 family protein has translation MSRFTTLFKVKANKALDRAEDPGETLDYSYQKQLEMLQKVKRGVADVVTSKKRLQLQTAKLEESIVKLDGQARQALAANREDLARTALERKTLIQGQLQGLDSQIAQLEQQQQALIDQERRLSAKVESFRTQKEVVKAQYSAAEAQVRIGEATTGLGEEMSDVGLALTRAQDKTDQMQARAAAVNELVETGAIDDLTQPAGSDLDQQIAALTAGNQVDAELAKMKAELGTGGAAAGELATGTPTESAPAEADAAPAEEPKP, from the coding sequence ATGTCCCGATTCACGACGCTCTTCAAGGTCAAGGCGAACAAGGCGCTCGACCGCGCCGAAGACCCGGGCGAGACGCTCGACTACAGCTATCAGAAGCAGCTCGAGATGCTGCAGAAGGTGAAGCGCGGCGTTGCCGACGTCGTCACGTCGAAGAAGCGGCTGCAGCTTCAGACCGCGAAGCTCGAGGAGAGCATCGTGAAGCTCGACGGCCAGGCCCGGCAGGCACTCGCCGCGAACCGCGAGGACCTCGCCCGCACGGCCCTCGAGCGCAAGACGCTCATCCAGGGCCAGCTGCAGGGCCTCGACTCGCAGATCGCCCAGCTCGAGCAGCAGCAGCAGGCGCTGATCGACCAGGAACGGCGGCTCTCGGCCAAGGTCGAGTCCTTCCGCACGCAGAAGGAGGTCGTCAAGGCCCAGTACTCCGCCGCCGAGGCGCAGGTGCGCATCGGCGAGGCGACGACCGGCCTCGGCGAGGAGATGTCGGACGTCGGCCTGGCGCTCACGCGCGCGCAGGACAAGACCGACCAGATGCAGGCCCGCGCCGCCGCCGTGAACGAGCTCGTGGAAACGGGCGCGATCGACGACCTGACCCAGCCGGCCGGCTCCGACCTCGACCAGCAGATCGCGGCGCTCACCGCCGGAAACCAGGTCGACGCCGAGCTGGCGAAGATGAAGGCCGAGCTGGGCACCGGCGGCGCGGCGGCCGGGGAGCTCGCGACGGGCACGCCCACCGAGTCCGCGCCGGCCGAGGCCGACGCCGCGCCCGCGGAGGAGCCGAAGCCATGA
- a CDS encoding cytochrome c maturation protein CcmE, which translates to MSPRPRLVVALVVGSLLAVFLAYQALFNSGTLLVSVAQLRSDTDGAAQKQVTLTGTVVRASRTSDPMRFVLRDESSAQTVDVSYRGSVPDAFKTSRRVIVTGRLEKGVFVAQPDSLLTKCPSKYSSGGS; encoded by the coding sequence ATGTCCCCGCGTCCGCGCCTGGTCGTCGCACTCGTGGTGGGATCGCTTCTCGCCGTCTTCCTTGCCTACCAGGCGCTCTTCAACTCGGGGACGCTGCTCGTCAGCGTCGCGCAGCTCCGCAGCGACACCGACGGAGCCGCCCAGAAGCAGGTCACCCTGACCGGCACGGTCGTGCGTGCATCGCGCACCTCCGACCCGATGCGGTTCGTGCTCCGCGACGAGTCGTCCGCCCAGACGGTGGACGTGTCGTACCGGGGTTCGGTTCCGGACGCCTTCAAGACCTCGCGCCGCGTGATCGTCACCGGCCGGCTCGAGAAGGGGGTGTTCGTGGCGCAGCCCGACTCGCTGCTCACGAAGTGCCCGAGCAAGTACTCGTCCGGCGGATCGTAG
- a CDS encoding heme lyase CcmF/NrfE family subunit, translated as MAGLRRDRRVMRSVQNAFAAAFVSALVAIAALEYGLVTNDYSLSVVFEHTSRNLPLVYKMTSLWASQEGSLLLWLTVLTGAAGIVMYQNRHRNRELVPWVAAVLGGIAVFFAGLAAFVSSPFAHVPGGVPGDGSGLDPSLQNPYMAAHPPMLYLGYVSMAVPFAFAMAALITRRTDARWLVSVRRWTLVSWTALGIGMLLGAHWAYVEIGWGGYWAWDPVESAALMPWLAATAFLHSVMVQEKKGMLKVWNMVLVIAAFSLCIFGDFLTRSGVVQSVHSFVQSAVGPWLLGFLALVLAASISLLIVRLPTLRADHKLESVVSREATFLFNNLLLLALAFAVLWGVVFPILSEAARGVRATVATPYYDFFLVIFGLPLLALTGIGPLIAWRRASPGSLWRTFRWPVISGLAGGAFLALLGLGSSPAGLTALSLCVFVTVTIGMEFARGTAARRAIAGGSWPRALRDLVNRNRRRYGGYVVHLAIVLLVVGVTASSAYSSVDEANLGVGQSMRIDGYTLKNTGLFQRRGPNYRLEYVRLQVYKGGKPEGILEPGLRQYDTGQVGNEVDIRSSLLTGTDLYSILQAPDRNGSGVSVKVLVNPAVGLVWLAGVVFALGALITIWPDPREARQLARRYGELLARSEA; from the coding sequence GTGGCCGGACTGCGCCGCGACCGCCGGGTCATGCGCAGCGTCCAGAACGCCTTCGCGGCCGCCTTCGTGTCCGCCCTCGTCGCGATCGCGGCGCTCGAGTACGGCCTCGTCACGAACGACTACTCGCTGAGCGTCGTCTTCGAGCACACGAGCCGCAACCTGCCCCTGGTCTACAAGATGACGTCGCTCTGGGCCAGCCAGGAGGGCTCGCTGCTCCTGTGGCTGACCGTCCTCACCGGCGCGGCCGGGATCGTCATGTACCAGAACCGGCATCGCAACCGTGAGCTGGTGCCGTGGGTGGCGGCGGTGCTGGGCGGGATCGCCGTCTTCTTCGCCGGCCTGGCGGCGTTCGTCTCCTCGCCGTTCGCCCACGTGCCCGGCGGGGTGCCGGGCGACGGCTCGGGCCTCGATCCGTCGCTCCAGAACCCGTACATGGCGGCCCACCCGCCGATGCTCTACCTGGGCTACGTCTCGATGGCGGTGCCGTTCGCGTTCGCGATGGCGGCGCTGATCACGCGCCGGACGGACGCCCGCTGGCTGGTCTCGGTGCGGCGCTGGACGCTGGTCTCCTGGACGGCGCTCGGGATCGGCATGCTGCTCGGTGCCCACTGGGCCTACGTCGAGATCGGCTGGGGCGGCTACTGGGCCTGGGATCCGGTCGAGAGCGCCGCGCTGATGCCGTGGCTGGCCGCGACCGCGTTCCTGCACTCCGTGATGGTGCAGGAGAAGAAGGGGATGCTGAAGGTCTGGAACATGGTGCTCGTGATCGCCGCGTTCTCGCTGTGCATCTTCGGCGACTTCCTGACCCGAAGCGGCGTCGTCCAGTCGGTGCACTCGTTCGTGCAGTCGGCGGTCGGGCCGTGGCTGCTCGGCTTCCTCGCCCTGGTGCTGGCGGCCTCGATCAGCCTCCTGATCGTGCGCCTGCCGACCCTCCGGGCCGACCACAAGCTCGAGTCGGTCGTCTCGCGCGAGGCGACGTTCCTCTTCAACAACCTGCTCCTGCTCGCGCTCGCCTTCGCCGTGCTCTGGGGGGTCGTGTTCCCGATCCTGAGCGAGGCCGCCCGCGGCGTGCGGGCGACGGTGGCGACGCCGTACTACGACTTCTTCCTCGTCATCTTCGGCCTGCCGCTGCTCGCCCTGACCGGGATCGGGCCGCTGATCGCCTGGCGGCGAGCCTCGCCGGGCAGCCTCTGGCGCACCTTCCGCTGGCCGGTGATTTCCGGCCTGGCGGGCGGGGCGTTCCTGGCGCTGCTGGGGCTCGGGTCGAGCCCGGCCGGCCTGACGGCGCTCTCGCTGTGCGTCTTCGTCACCGTGACGATCGGCATGGAGTTCGCGCGCGGGACGGCGGCGCGGCGTGCGATTGCCGGCGGGTCGTGGCCGCGGGCGCTGCGCGATCTCGTCAATCGCAACCGCCGCCGCTACGGGGGCTACGTCGTCCACCTGGCCATCGTGCTGCTCGTCGTGGGCGTCACCGCCTCGAGCGCCTACTCGTCGGTCGACGAGGCCAACCTCGGCGTCGGCCAGTCGATGCGGATCGATGGCTACACGCTCAAGAACACCGGGCTCTTCCAGCGCAGGGGGCCGAACTACCGGCTCGAGTACGTGCGCCTCCAGGTCTACAAGGGCGGCAAGCCGGAGGGCATCCTCGAGCCCGGCCTGCGCCAGTACGACACCGGCCAGGTCGGTAACGAGGTGGACATCCGCTCGAGCCTGCTGACCGGCACCGACCTCTACTCGATCCTGCAGGCGCCCGACCGCAACGGCTCCGGGGTGTCGGTGAAGGTGCTGGTGAACCCGGCGGTCGGCCTCGTGTGGCTGGCCGGCGTGGTGTTCGCGCTCGGCGCGCTCATCACGATCTGGCCCGATCCCCGGGAGGCCCGTCAGCTGGCCCGCCGCTACGGGGAGCTGCTCGCCCGCAGCGAAGCATGA
- a CDS encoding class I SAM-dependent methyltransferase, producing MATGLPFGVAEVLEAAGRPESALDVGCGSGRLTIELARRGAAAAGIDTNERQLAAARERAAEAGVGLTFVRGDMNEPFAFADAAFGAVTSRLSLMIAHDPLATLREAARVTAPGGPVVTAVWARIEENPWFGEPRAAVAEALGSERAAFARAFGRLGDAAELADLHRGAGLAGVRGQVLRDDVPAADAEAHWRGLVARIGHYTRLDAAITPDERARVVDVLARRLAPFHAETGLRLPRAMVIVSARR from the coding sequence GTGGCGACCGGGCTGCCGTTCGGCGTCGCCGAGGTGCTGGAAGCCGCCGGAAGGCCGGAATCGGCCCTCGATGTCGGCTGCGGCAGCGGCCGGCTGACGATCGAGCTCGCGCGCCGCGGGGCGGCCGCGGCCGGGATCGACACGAACGAGCGACAGCTCGCCGCCGCGCGTGAGCGGGCCGCCGAGGCGGGGGTCGGGCTGACATTCGTTCGCGGCGACATGAACGAGCCCTTCGCGTTCGCCGACGCGGCGTTCGGGGCGGTTACGAGCCGCCTGTCGCTGATGATCGCCCACGATCCGCTCGCGACCCTGCGCGAGGCGGCCCGGGTGACGGCTCCCGGCGGGCCCGTCGTCACCGCCGTCTGGGCGCGGATCGAGGAGAACCCGTGGTTCGGGGAGCCGCGGGCGGCGGTGGCGGAGGCGCTCGGCTCCGAGCGGGCGGCGTTCGCGCGGGCGTTCGGGCGGCTCGGCGACGCCGCGGAGCTCGCCGACCTGCACCGGGGTGCCGGGCTGGCCGGCGTCCGGGGCCAGGTCCTACGGGACGATGTGCCCGCCGCCGACGCCGAGGCCCACTGGCGCGGGCTGGTCGCGAGGATCGGGCACTACACCCGGCTCGACGCCGCGATCACGCCCGACGAGCGCGCGCGGGTGGTGGACGTCCTCGCCCGCCGGCTCGCGCCGTTCCACGCCGAGACCGGCCTGCGGCTGCCGCGGGCGATGGTGATCGTCAGCGCGCGGCGCTGA
- a CDS encoding arginine deiminase family protein — MSDTTVRQPFGYHLSLCPAVPEPPFDDPGELERVWGRRWGASDEVGRLRVVLVREPRGEWARVRGDAWNEAAGALVDPDGGWYWESREEPDLDKAATQHRGLIDALRAEGVEVVFVEGDGPPHLTRPIYTRDPLMTVPGGAIIGRMAPAMRRGEEPLVTRAVAAAGMPILRTITGTGLVEGGSLVKLRPGVAAYGTSIRCNDEGARQPREALADLGIELIVVPMVGWSIHLDGHLGMLSPEAALVEVNGLPYWFLDRMRALGIEPIPCPEGEEWAINSLALAPGRILMCDRYPRTRELLERRGMEAIAIPYDEIQKGGGGIHCSTMELVRDPA; from the coding sequence GTGTCCGACACCACCGTTCGCCAGCCGTTCGGCTACCACCTGAGCCTGTGTCCGGCCGTGCCCGAGCCGCCGTTCGACGATCCGGGCGAGCTCGAGCGGGTGTGGGGCCGGCGCTGGGGCGCGAGCGACGAGGTCGGCCGCCTGCGCGTGGTGCTCGTCCGCGAACCGCGCGGCGAGTGGGCTCGAGTCCGCGGCGACGCCTGGAACGAGGCGGCCGGAGCTCTCGTCGACCCGGACGGCGGCTGGTATTGGGAGTCGCGCGAGGAGCCCGATCTCGACAAGGCTGCCACGCAGCACCGCGGGCTCATCGACGCGCTCCGTGCCGAGGGCGTCGAGGTGGTCTTCGTCGAGGGCGACGGGCCGCCGCACCTGACCCGGCCGATCTACACCCGCGACCCGCTCATGACCGTTCCCGGCGGGGCGATCATCGGGCGGATGGCGCCGGCGATGCGGCGCGGCGAAGAGCCGCTCGTCACCCGTGCAGTCGCCGCGGCGGGCATGCCGATCCTGCGCACGATCACGGGCACCGGCCTCGTCGAGGGCGGCAGCCTGGTCAAGCTGCGCCCCGGCGTCGCCGCCTACGGCACGTCGATCCGGTGCAACGACGAGGGGGCGCGGCAGCCGCGCGAGGCGCTCGCCGACCTCGGCATCGAGCTGATCGTCGTCCCGATGGTGGGTTGGTCGATCCACCTCGACGGCCACCTGGGGATGCTCTCGCCCGAGGCGGCGCTCGTCGAGGTGAACGGCCTGCCGTACTGGTTCCTCGACCGCATGCGCGCGCTCGGGATCGAGCCGATCCCGTGCCCCGAGGGCGAGGAGTGGGCGATCAACTCGCTCGCGCTCGCCCCGGGCCGGATCCTCATGTGCGACCGCTACCCGCGCACCCGGGAGCTGCTCGAGCGGCGCGGCATGGAGGCCATCGCCATCCCCTACGACGAGATCCAGAAGGGCGGCGGCGGAATCCACTGCTCGACGATGGAGCTCGTGCGCGATCCGGCGTGA
- a CDS encoding SIMPL domain-containing protein (The SIMPL domain is named for its presence in mouse protein SIMPL (signalling molecule that associates with mouse pelle-like kinase). Bacterial member BP26, from Brucella, was shown to assemble into a channel-like structure, while YggE from E. coli has been associated with resistance to oxidative stress.) has product MTDPRQLIVTAAVAVLAIAGYQALHDTSRAPAAPAAHTPGGVLQPYMRFTGSGNVTMHPDRGTISFSTHGTGATLADAQAAASRTMNLLIAKLRSDGVARSDMRTDGVGGDAQPVNGDFSADQSLTVTVRNLSTTGRLLADGAATGAQSDYGVDFSIGNQHHAYDAALRSAIADARSKADAAAAAAGLHVSGVVSVDESQQQPFYDRELSYAPAAVKALGVPIRRGTQKVSAQVTVVFSYSG; this is encoded by the coding sequence ATGACCGACCCCCGCCAGCTCATCGTGACCGCCGCCGTCGCCGTGCTCGCGATCGCCGGCTACCAGGCCCTGCACGATACGTCGCGTGCCCCCGCCGCCCCCGCCGCCCACACCCCGGGCGGCGTCCTGCAGCCGTACATGCGCTTCACCGGCAGCGGCAACGTCACCATGCACCCCGACCGCGGCACGATCTCGTTCTCGACCCACGGCACCGGCGCCACGCTCGCCGATGCCCAGGCCGCCGCCAGCAGGACGATGAACCTCCTGATCGCGAAGCTGCGCTCGGACGGTGTCGCCCGCAGCGACATGCGCACCGACGGCGTCGGCGGCGACGCGCAGCCGGTGAACGGCGACTTCAGTGCCGACCAGAGCCTGACGGTCACGGTGCGCAACCTGTCCACGACCGGGCGCCTGCTGGCCGACGGGGCGGCGACGGGCGCGCAATCGGACTACGGGGTCGACTTCTCGATCGGAAACCAGCACCACGCCTACGACGCGGCGCTGCGCTCCGCCATCGCCGACGCCCGGTCGAAGGCCGACGCGGCGGCCGCGGCCGCCGGCCTGCACGTGAGCGGAGTGGTCTCGGTCGACGAGTCACAGCAGCAGCCGTTCTACGACCGTGAGCTGAGCTACGCGCCGGCCGCCGTCAAGGCACTCGGGGTGCCGATCAGGCGCGGCACGCAGAAGGTGAGCGCCCAGGTGACGGTCGTCTTCTCGTACTCCGGGTGA
- a CDS encoding heavy metal translocating P-type ATPase, which yields MGYSADTEREVRLRIDGMHCASCAARVERGLNKVEGVSASVNYLTEQATVRCPPDVEVERLVGAVESAGYAAHEAAHEHAGGHHHHDDEPAAVLRRRLAVAVALTVPVALIGMISALHFSGWEWVALALSTPVVFYSGWGIHRSTLQSARHGVAQMDTLITLGTLAAWSWSVVVLVAGLAADTYFEVAAVVTTFILVGRLLEAGAKRRSGDAIRRLLELGAHDVRVLRDGREELVPIEALALGDRFVVGPGEKVATDGVVEDGRSAVDISMLTGEPIPVEVGPGDGVTGATVNAHGRLVVRATRVGADTALARIAALVDEAQSGKAPAQRLADRVSAIFVPVVMVIAVATLAGWLLAGASPSDAFTAAVAVLIIACPCALGLATPTALMVGTGRGAQLGVLIRGPEILERTRRIGTIVLDKTGTVTQGRIELAGVSLLNGAGRADVLRLAGAVEAASEHPIGRAVAAAARAETGDLPPVRDFLNVPGTGVRGTVEGHAVEVGRGASAITVSWDGEPRAELAVRDAVKPTSAEAVAQLRRMGLVPVLLTGDTEDAAQRVARDVGIDRVVAGVSPEGKVSEIRRLQAAGEVVAMVGDGVNDAPALAQADLGLAIGTGTDVAIEASDLTLVSGDLRSAVDAIGLARRTLRTIRSNLFWAFAYNVAAIPLAAAGLLSPVIAAAAMAMSSLFVVGNSLRLRRYRGVRAARPGEAGA from the coding sequence GTGGGGTATTCAGCGGACACCGAGCGTGAGGTACGCCTCCGCATCGACGGGATGCACTGCGCCTCGTGCGCGGCCCGCGTCGAGCGCGGCCTGAACAAGGTCGAAGGCGTCTCCGCCAGCGTCAACTACCTGACCGAGCAGGCGACCGTGCGCTGCCCGCCCGACGTCGAGGTCGAGCGACTGGTCGGCGCCGTCGAGTCGGCCGGCTACGCCGCCCACGAGGCGGCGCATGAGCACGCCGGCGGCCATCACCACCACGACGACGAGCCGGCCGCCGTCCTGCGCCGCCGTCTGGCCGTCGCCGTCGCGCTGACCGTTCCCGTCGCGCTGATCGGCATGATCTCCGCGCTGCACTTCTCGGGCTGGGAGTGGGTCGCGCTCGCGCTCTCGACGCCCGTCGTCTTCTACTCGGGATGGGGCATCCACCGCTCGACGCTTCAGAGCGCCCGCCACGGCGTCGCCCAGATGGACACCCTGATCACCCTTGGCACGCTGGCGGCCTGGTCGTGGTCGGTCGTCGTCCTCGTCGCCGGGCTCGCCGCCGACACGTACTTCGAGGTCGCCGCCGTCGTTACGACGTTCATCCTGGTCGGCCGACTGCTCGAGGCCGGCGCCAAGCGGCGTTCGGGCGACGCCATCCGGCGCCTGCTCGAGCTCGGCGCGCACGACGTCCGCGTCCTGCGCGACGGCCGCGAGGAGCTCGTCCCGATCGAGGCGCTCGCCCTCGGCGACCGGTTCGTGGTCGGGCCGGGGGAGAAGGTGGCGACCGACGGCGTGGTCGAGGACGGCCGCTCTGCCGTCGACATCTCGATGCTGACGGGCGAGCCGATCCCGGTCGAGGTCGGCCCGGGCGACGGCGTCACCGGCGCCACGGTGAACGCGCACGGACGCCTGGTCGTCCGCGCGACCCGCGTCGGCGCCGACACGGCGCTCGCTCGCATCGCCGCGCTGGTCGACGAGGCCCAGTCGGGCAAGGCGCCGGCGCAGCGGCTGGCCGACCGCGTCTCCGCAATCTTCGTGCCGGTCGTCATGGTCATCGCCGTCGCGACCCTGGCCGGCTGGCTGCTCGCCGGCGCATCGCCCTCCGACGCGTTCACCGCCGCGGTCGCCGTCCTGATCATCGCCTGCCCGTGCGCGCTCGGCCTGGCGACGCCGACCGCGCTGATGGTGGGAACCGGCCGTGGTGCACAGCTCGGCGTCCTCATCCGGGGCCCCGAGATCCTCGAGCGCACCCGCCGCATCGGCACGATCGTGCTCGACAAGACGGGCACCGTCACCCAGGGCCGCATCGAGCTCGCCGGCGTGTCGCTGCTGAACGGGGCCGGCCGGGCCGACGTCCTGCGACTCGCCGGCGCGGTCGAGGCGGCATCCGAGCACCCGATCGGGCGCGCGGTCGCCGCGGCGGCCCGGGCCGAGACGGGCGACCTGCCGCCGGTGCGCGACTTCCTGAACGTCCCGGGCACGGGCGTGCGCGGCACCGTGGAGGGCCACGCCGTCGAGGTCGGACGCGGCGCGAGCGCGATCACCGTCTCGTGGGACGGCGAGCCTCGCGCCGAGCTGGCCGTCCGTGACGCCGTGAAGCCGACCAGCGCCGAGGCGGTGGCGCAGCTGCGCCGCATGGGCCTCGTGCCCGTCCTGCTGACGGGCGACACGGAGGATGCGGCCCAGCGGGTCGCCCGTGACGTCGGCATCGACCGGGTCGTCGCCGGCGTCTCCCCGGAGGGGAAGGTCTCGGAGATCCGCCGCCTCCAGGCGGCCGGCGAGGTCGTCGCCATGGTGGGCGACGGCGTGAACGACGCGCCGGCCCTGGCCCAGGCCGACCTCGGTCTGGCCATCGGCACGGGCACGGACGTCGCGATCGAGGCGAGCGACCTGACGCTCGTGTCCGGCGACCTGCGCAGCGCCGTCGATGCGATCGGCCTGGCCCGCCGCACGCTGCGCACCATCCGGTCGAACCTTTTCTGGGCGTTCGCCTACAACGTCGCCGCGATCCCACTGGCCGCGGCCGGGCTGCTGAGCCCCGTGATCGCCGCTGCGGCGATGGCGATGTCGAGCCTGTTCGTCGTCGGCAACTCGCTGCGCCTGCGCCGCTATCGCGGCGTCCGCGCGGCCCGCCCGGGGGAGGCAGGCGCGTGA
- a CDS encoding MFS transporter, which produces MPDSLAPLRSVTYRRFFVSQLTSAFGDGMVAVALAFAVLDVTGSSAALGWVLGTRTAFTIAALLLGGAVADRFSQRPVMLAADVVRFVSQAVLAALLFTGNAQLWQILALYAIHGMCSGFFYPAVSALAPQLVPESQLQQANALRWAADAAGGVFGPAVAGIVLAAASPAWAIAVDSVTFACSAAALALLVLPRTERAREAPLLRQLIEGWNEFRSRSWLWISTIQAAATNALLGAPFFVAGPIIAREHLGGAAAWGLIVAAGGVGNLAGGVAALHHRPRRPMFVATLLFATFAVPGALLALAVPAWLVAVAYLAASAGGIAGNVFWETTLQAQVPNDVLSRVTAYDWFSSLVADPAGYAVTGILVADVGATRGLATMIAAGTVISLVIPFLGPVRRLEAAQPRS; this is translated from the coding sequence ATGCCCGATTCCCTCGCGCCGCTGCGGTCGGTGACGTACCGGCGCTTCTTCGTGAGCCAGCTGACGTCGGCGTTCGGCGACGGAATGGTGGCCGTCGCGCTGGCCTTCGCGGTGCTCGACGTGACCGGGTCGTCGGCGGCGCTCGGGTGGGTGCTGGGCACCCGCACGGCGTTCACGATCGCCGCGCTCCTGCTCGGCGGCGCGGTGGCGGACCGCTTCTCCCAACGGCCCGTGATGCTGGCCGCGGACGTCGTGCGGTTCGTCAGCCAGGCGGTGCTCGCCGCCCTGCTCTTCACCGGCAACGCGCAGCTGTGGCAGATCCTCGCCCTCTACGCGATCCACGGCATGTGCAGCGGGTTCTTCTACCCGGCCGTCTCCGCGCTGGCGCCGCAGCTGGTGCCGGAGTCGCAGCTCCAGCAGGCAAATGCGCTGCGCTGGGCGGCGGACGCGGCGGGCGGCGTCTTCGGGCCGGCGGTCGCGGGCATCGTGCTGGCTGCGGCATCCCCGGCGTGGGCGATCGCGGTGGACAGCGTCACCTTCGCCTGCAGCGCGGCCGCGCTCGCGCTGCTGGTGCTGCCCCGAACGGAACGCGCCCGCGAGGCGCCGCTGCTGCGCCAGCTGATCGAGGGCTGGAACGAGTTCAGATCCCGCTCGTGGCTCTGGATCTCGACCATCCAGGCGGCGGCGACGAACGCGCTCTTGGGCGCGCCGTTCTTCGTCGCGGGGCCGATCATCGCCCGCGAGCACCTCGGCGGGGCGGCCGCATGGGGGCTGATCGTCGCGGCCGGCGGGGTCGGCAACCTCGCCGGCGGCGTCGCAGCGCTCCACCACCGCCCGCGCCGGCCGATGTTCGTCGCCACGCTGCTGTTCGCGACCTTCGCCGTCCCCGGCGCATTGCTCGCACTCGCCGTGCCGGCCTGGCTCGTCGCGGTTGCGTACCTGGCGGCGTCCGCGGGCGGGATCGCCGGGAACGTCTTCTGGGAGACGACGCTTCAGGCGCAGGTGCCGAACGACGTCCTGTCCCGCGTCACCGCCTACGACTGGTTCTCGTCGCTGGTGGCCGACCCGGCCGGCTACGCCGTCACCGGGATCCTCGTCGCGGATGTCGGGGCGACGCGGGGCCTCGCGACCATGATCGCCGCGGGCACCGTCATCAGCCTCGTCATCCCGTTCCTCGGGCCGGTGCGGCGGCTGGAGGCGGCGCAGCCGCGCTCATAG
- a CDS encoding metal-sensitive transcriptional regulator, with product MTYGYVSDKDALITRLHRIEGQVRGIEKMVEDERYCIDILTQIGAVSTALETVAQKLLEEHANHCVAGALASGSREEAEEKTRELLQAVQRFARTR from the coding sequence GTGACCTACGGCTACGTGAGCGACAAGGATGCGCTGATCACGCGCCTGCACCGGATCGAGGGGCAGGTGCGGGGGATCGAGAAGATGGTCGAGGACGAGCGCTACTGCATCGACATCCTGACGCAGATCGGCGCCGTCTCGACCGCGCTCGAGACCGTCGCCCAGAAGCTGCTCGAGGAGCACGCGAACCACTGCGTGGCCGGCGCCCTGGCCTCCGGCAGCCGCGAGGAGGCCGAGGAGAAGACGCGCGAGCTGCTCCAGGCCGTGCAGCGGTTCGCGCGCACGCGCTGA